In Prunus dulcis chromosome 2, ALMONDv2, whole genome shotgun sequence, a single genomic region encodes these proteins:
- the LOC117619269 gene encoding probable RNA-binding protein ARP1 isoform X1 — MTMSNNVINGQFGDTTLTKVFVGGLAWETPKEALREHFDKYGEILEAVIISDKLTGRSKGYGFVTFKEAEAAKKACEDATPVINGRRANCNLASLGARRPRSASTTTPPPPPPPQRGSNGGGARSMSPAPANHVQWYYPAPAGTPATPFHHQHHQPVPFYGYSPTYIAADMSYNHKLGYTGGAYMNGHYSPQVYPGQPMVGPNTLMPMYPLYHYHHQSHTMGLPAHIFPPTTAGHVAAVPTIMSKPASIAPNTGTVGTEEESFKKVG, encoded by the exons ATGACAATGAGCAACAACGTAATTAATGGGCAGTTTGGAGACACCACGCTGACCAAAGTGTTCGTTGGAGGGCTGGCTTGGGAGACTCCCAAGGAGGCCTTGAGAGAGCACTTCGACAAGTACGGTGAGATCTTGGAGGCCGTCATCATCTCTGATAAGCTCACCGGCAGATCCAAGGGCTACGGTTTC GTCACATTCAAGGAGGCTGAGGCTGCTAAGAAGGCTTGCGAGGACGCGACGCCTGTCATAAACGGCCGCCGCGCCAACTGCAATCTGGCTTCCCTCGGGGCTCGCCGCCCCAGGTCGGCTTCAACCACcacccctcctcctcctcctcctcctcaacGAG GATCAAACGGTGGCGGAGCAAGATCCATGTCACCTGCACCTGCAAATCACGTGCAGTGGTACTACCCAGCACCAGCAGGTACCCCAGCTACCCCATTCCATCACCAGCATCACCAGCCTGTTCCATTCTACGG gTACTCCCCAACCTACATTGCTGCTGATATGAGTTACAATCAT AAGCTAGGCTACACAGGTGGGGCCTACATGAATGGGCATTACTCTCCTCAAGTGTACCCAGGCCAGCCTATGGTGGGGCCAAACACATTGATGCCAATGTACCCTCTTTACCACTACCACCATCAATCACATACAATGGGCTTACCTGCTCACATCTTTCCACCAACCACAGCGGGACACGTGGCAGCAGTCCCAACCATCATGTCCAAACCAGCGTCAATTGCTCCCAACACAG GGACAGTTGGCACAGAGGAAGAGAGCTTTAAAAAAGTTGGCTAA
- the LOC117619269 gene encoding probable RNA-binding protein ARP1 isoform X2, which translates to MTMSNNVINGQFGDTTLTKVFVGGLAWETPKEALREHFDKYGEILEAVIISDKLTGRSKGYGFVTFKEAEAAKKACEDATPVINGRRANCNLASLGARRPRSASTTTPPPPPPPQRGSNGGGARSMSPAPANHVQWYYPAPAGTPATPFHHQHHQPVPFYGYSPTYIAADMSYNHKLGYTGGAYMNGHYSPQVYPGQPMVGPNTLMPMYPLYHYHHQSHTMGLPAHIFPPTTAGHVAAVPTIMSKPASIAPNTVCLAVE; encoded by the exons ATGACAATGAGCAACAACGTAATTAATGGGCAGTTTGGAGACACCACGCTGACCAAAGTGTTCGTTGGAGGGCTGGCTTGGGAGACTCCCAAGGAGGCCTTGAGAGAGCACTTCGACAAGTACGGTGAGATCTTGGAGGCCGTCATCATCTCTGATAAGCTCACCGGCAGATCCAAGGGCTACGGTTTC GTCACATTCAAGGAGGCTGAGGCTGCTAAGAAGGCTTGCGAGGACGCGACGCCTGTCATAAACGGCCGCCGCGCCAACTGCAATCTGGCTTCCCTCGGGGCTCGCCGCCCCAGGTCGGCTTCAACCACcacccctcctcctcctcctcctcctcaacGAG GATCAAACGGTGGCGGAGCAAGATCCATGTCACCTGCACCTGCAAATCACGTGCAGTGGTACTACCCAGCACCAGCAGGTACCCCAGCTACCCCATTCCATCACCAGCATCACCAGCCTGTTCCATTCTACGG gTACTCCCCAACCTACATTGCTGCTGATATGAGTTACAATCAT AAGCTAGGCTACACAGGTGGGGCCTACATGAATGGGCATTACTCTCCTCAAGTGTACCCAGGCCAGCCTATGGTGGGGCCAAACACATTGATGCCAATGTACCCTCTTTACCACTACCACCATCAATCACATACAATGGGCTTACCTGCTCACATCTTTCCACCAACCACAGCGGGACACGTGGCAGCAGTCCCAACCATCATGTCCAAACCAGCGTCAATTGCTCCCAACACAG TGTGCTTGGCTGTGGAATAG